One stretch of Rhinolophus ferrumequinum isolate MPI-CBG mRhiFer1 chromosome 3, mRhiFer1_v1.p, whole genome shotgun sequence DNA includes these proteins:
- the MRPL14 gene encoding 39S ribosomal protein L14, mitochondrial isoform X1, translating into MNELHCMGRKKRTRSRGQSPSQPAEQSSDRLGTAAGLVPAPTKPALARARPPALRGLRRYSAPGAGENIKENEAIGLGDPGIQNSEAGAAADLPSWDPMASFTGLWSPFTHGSRALSQRCFSTAGSLSAVQKMTRVRVVDNSALGNTPYHRPPRCIHVYNKNGVGKVGDRILLAIKGQKKKALIVGHRMPGPRMTPRFDSNNVVLIEDNGNPVGTRIKTPIPTSLRQREGEFSKVLAIAQNFV; encoded by the exons ATGAATGAACTGCACTGTATGGGGCGCAAGAAGAGGACACGCTCCCGGGGCCAGTCGCCTTCCCAGCCCGCCGAGCAGTCCTCAGACCGGCTGGGGACAGCGGCCGGCCTCGTGCCAGCACCCACGAAACCTGCCCTTGCTCGAGCTCGACCCCCTGCCCTGCGCGGGCTTCGGCGGTACTCGGCCCCGGGAgcaggagaaaatataaaagagaacgAGGCCATCGGACTTGGCGACCCTGGAATTCAAAACTCGgaggcgggggcggcggcg GATTTGCCCTCGTGGGATCCCATGGCTTCCTTTACTGGGCTCTGGAGCCCTTTCACCCATGGAAGCAGAGCACTCAGCCAGCGCTGTTTCAG CACCGCCGGGAGCCTCAGTGCAGTTCAGAAGATGACGCGGGTGCGTGTGGTGGACAACAGTGCCCTGGGGAACACCCCATATCATCGCCCTCCTCGTTGCATCCACGTCTATAACAAGAACGGGGTGGGCAAGGTGGGCGACCGGATACTGCTGGCCATCAAGGGACAGAAGAAGAAGGCACTCATTGTGGGACATCGAATGCCTGGTCCCCGGATGACCCCCAGGTTCGACTCCAACAATGTGGTCCTCATTGAGGACAATGGGAACCCTGTGGGGACCCGAATTAAGACACCCATCCCCACCAGCCTACGCCAGAGGGAAGGCGAGTTTTCCAAGGTGCTGGCCATTGCTCAGAACTTCGTGTGA
- the MRPL14 gene encoding 39S ribosomal protein L14, mitochondrial isoform X2 has translation MASFTGLWSPFTHGSRALSQRCFSTAGSLSAVQKMTRVRVVDNSALGNTPYHRPPRCIHVYNKNGVGKVGDRILLAIKGQKKKALIVGHRMPGPRMTPRFDSNNVVLIEDNGNPVGTRIKTPIPTSLRQREGEFSKVLAIAQNFV, from the exons ATGGCTTCCTTTACTGGGCTCTGGAGCCCTTTCACCCATGGAAGCAGAGCACTCAGCCAGCGCTGTTTCAG CACCGCCGGGAGCCTCAGTGCAGTTCAGAAGATGACGCGGGTGCGTGTGGTGGACAACAGTGCCCTGGGGAACACCCCATATCATCGCCCTCCTCGTTGCATCCACGTCTATAACAAGAACGGGGTGGGCAAGGTGGGCGACCGGATACTGCTGGCCATCAAGGGACAGAAGAAGAAGGCACTCATTGTGGGACATCGAATGCCTGGTCCCCGGATGACCCCCAGGTTCGACTCCAACAATGTGGTCCTCATTGAGGACAATGGGAACCCTGTGGGGACCCGAATTAAGACACCCATCCCCACCAGCCTACGCCAGAGGGAAGGCGAGTTTTCCAAGGTGCTGGCCATTGCTCAGAACTTCGTGTGA